In the Deinococcus radiophilus genome, one interval contains:
- a CDS encoding DUF5666 domain-containing protein: MKKIFLMMIASSFLMACTPQESTTTTTTTEPAVTTDEVADAAVDTEESTMANDDEADVADEIDMAAGDGIEGMVESWDATGQTFTMMEGDKTYTVMVDDATEYYDAETAWDAEGFYGEDRMGQNIAVEGELDSATNTIMATKITRQ, from the coding sequence ATGAAAAAGATTTTTCTGATGATGATTGCTAGCAGCTTCCTGATGGCTTGTACTCCCCAGGAGAGCACCACCACGACCACCACCACAGAACCCGCCGTCACCACCGACGAAGTCGCTGACGCTGCTGTGGACACCGAAGAGTCCACCATGGCCAACGATGACGAAGCCGACGTGGCTGACGAAATCGACATGGCAGCCGGCGACGGCATTGAAGGCATGGTTGAGAGCTGGGACGCCACTGGCCAGACCTTCACCATGATGGAAGGCGACAAGACCTACACCGTGATGGTGGATGACGCCACCGAATACTACGACGCCGAAACCGCTTGGGACGCTGAAGGCTTCTACGGTGAAGACCGCATGGGCCAGAACATCGCCGTGGAAGGCGAACTGGACAGCGCCACCAACACCATCATGGCCACCAAGATCACTCGTCAGTAA
- the ptsG gene encoding glucose-specific PTS transporter subunit IIBC yields the protein MADAPPPAPSEQRRSLFARLQEIGKALMLPVAVLPAAGILLGLGAALNDDSYTWAPYIPEWLQFVGTMMVAASDVIFGNLPIIFAMGVAVGLSGGSGVAALAALVGFLVMNSSMSAWLGLGDTAAFDQAQLDQPGGYARVLGIPTLQTGVFGGIIMGVLAAWLYNRYKDIQLPQWLGFFAGRRFVPIVTAAAAIVLGILLTYLWPPIQHGLNTFSNFAVNEQPTIAAGLFGFINRLLIPFGLHHIWYQPFWFIAGEYTNEAGEVVRGDMTRYLAGDKSAGTFMTGFFPIMGYALPAAALAIYQEARPERKAAVAGIMISAALTSFLTGITEPIEFAFMFVAPVLYVFHAAMTGLSFMLMNLFNIHAGFTFSGGFIDYMLLWPRSTNAILVPLFGLAFAAVYYVVFRYLIRRLNLATPGREVEDGNAPAAATVAAPASEREEAAEILRAFGGPGNIQNLDACITRLRVSVHDKGQVSKARLQQLGAAGVLEVGNSVQAVYGTRSDRIKETMQQIIASGEYGQTMPAETAAPAVAAPVVAPVAVPTQDPVSASRPSLPADWVMPLAGRVLPLSAVPDEVFSGGMMGQGFAVDPTDGEVRSPVSGEVVTMFPTHHAVGLMADNGLEVLIHVGVDTVNLNGEGFTPLVRQGERVTAGQPLLRADLGRMQGRVPSLLTPVLFTNLDDSQRVSLDGDQVRIS from the coding sequence ATGGCAGACGCTCCTCCCCCGGCCCCATCTGAGCAGCGCCGCAGCCTCTTTGCCCGCCTGCAAGAGATCGGCAAAGCGCTGATGCTGCCGGTGGCCGTACTGCCCGCTGCCGGTATTTTGCTGGGCCTGGGCGCGGCCCTGAACGATGACTCTTATACCTGGGCACCCTATATCCCTGAGTGGCTTCAGTTTGTCGGGACGATGATGGTGGCTGCCTCCGACGTGATTTTCGGGAACCTGCCGATCATCTTTGCCATGGGCGTGGCGGTGGGCCTCTCGGGCGGTTCGGGCGTGGCCGCGCTGGCGGCGCTGGTCGGCTTTCTGGTCATGAACAGTTCCATGAGTGCCTGGCTGGGTCTGGGTGACACGGCGGCGTTCGATCAGGCCCAGTTGGACCAGCCGGGCGGATATGCCCGCGTGCTGGGTATTCCGACCCTCCAAACCGGAGTGTTCGGCGGGATCATCATGGGGGTGCTGGCCGCCTGGCTGTACAATCGCTACAAGGATATTCAGCTGCCCCAGTGGCTCGGCTTTTTCGCGGGGCGGCGCTTTGTGCCGATCGTGACGGCGGCGGCGGCCATTGTCTTGGGGATTTTGCTGACCTACTTGTGGCCCCCTATACAGCATGGCCTGAATACTTTCTCCAACTTTGCCGTGAACGAGCAGCCCACCATTGCCGCTGGCCTGTTCGGGTTTATCAACCGCCTGCTGATTCCGTTCGGGCTGCACCACATCTGGTATCAGCCCTTCTGGTTTATCGCAGGTGAATACACCAATGAGGCGGGCGAGGTTGTACGCGGCGACATGACCCGCTACTTGGCCGGGGACAAGTCGGCTGGCACGTTCATGACCGGCTTTTTCCCGATCATGGGCTACGCCTTGCCCGCCGCTGCCCTGGCGATCTATCAAGAAGCCCGCCCAGAGCGCAAGGCCGCCGTCGCTGGCATCATGATCTCAGCGGCACTCACTTCCTTCCTGACTGGGATCACCGAGCCGATCGAGTTCGCCTTTATGTTCGTGGCTCCGGTGCTTTATGTTTTCCACGCTGCCATGACGGGCCTCAGCTTCATGCTGATGAACCTGTTCAATATCCACGCTGGATTCACTTTTTCGGGTGGATTCATTGATTACATGTTGCTGTGGCCGCGTAGTACCAACGCCATCTTGGTTCCACTGTTCGGCCTGGCATTTGCAGCCGTATATTACGTGGTCTTCCGTTATCTGATCCGCCGCCTGAACCTGGCTACCCCTGGCCGCGAGGTAGAAGACGGGAACGCGCCTGCAGCAGCGACCGTTGCCGCGCCAGCCAGCGAGCGTGAAGAAGCGGCTGAAATCCTGCGGGCCTTTGGAGGTCCCGGTAACATCCAGAATCTGGACGCCTGTATCACCCGTCTGCGCGTCAGTGTGCATGACAAGGGCCAAGTCAGCAAAGCCCGGTTGCAGCAGCTGGGAGCCGCCGGGGTGCTGGAAGTCGGCAATAGTGTGCAGGCGGTGTATGGTACCCGCTCGGACCGTATCAAGGAAACGATGCAGCAGATTATCGCCAGTGGGGAGTATGGGCAAACCATGCCAGCGGAGACTGCTGCGCCTGCTGTCGCTGCTCCGGTGGTCGCCCCGGTGGCGGTGCCCACCCAGGATCCGGTCAGTGCCTCACGGCCCAGCCTGCCTGCTGACTGGGTGATGCCCCTCGCGGGCCGGGTTCTTCCGCTCTCTGCTGTGCCCGACGAGGTGTTCAGCGGCGGCATGATGGGCCAGGGCTTTGCGGTTGATCCCACGGACGGCGAGGTGCGGAGTCCGGTAAGCGGTGAAGTGGTGACCATGTTCCCCACCCACCACGCAGTTGGACTGATGGCCGACAATGGACTGGAAGTCTTGATTCATGTGGGTGTGGATACGGTGAACCTGAACGGCGAAGGCTTCACACCGTTGGTCCGTCAGGGTGAACGGGTCACCGCTGGACAGCCGCTGCTGCGGGCCGACCTGGGCCGCATGCAAGGACGTGTGCCCAGCCTCCTGACCCCAGTCCTGTTCACCAATCTGGATGACAGTCAGCGTGTCAGCCTGGACGGCGACCAAGTTCGGATCAGCTGA
- a CDS encoding DMT family transporter, translated as MLQRLNVPARLHVLPAEWTGVGLALMSAAASATVGVWAKLGAASGMGTTTMLGWRFGLLALLLTALGYARVRREQVPALAFMGLLHVGSALAYFTALEHISASTTALLVYCAPAVVIALGLLVRIRPSRWQVAALILTLLGLLVVVGRPSPADASTTGLLLGAVAGTLFGGYFFASYRLTRGIAPLTVTTHVALVTASVVSALGLWQGELAVPTGQDQWTVILGLALIPSLLAMPALYGAVQRIGATRTSMLTTTDPLWAIALAVLLLGESLGFGQLLGGGLILLGAALAQRESKPAHRRVRRGKYWSSP; from the coding sequence ATGCTTCAGCGCCTCAATGTCCCCGCCCGCCTTCATGTCCTTCCTGCCGAATGGACCGGTGTGGGCCTCGCGCTGATGTCTGCGGCGGCCTCTGCCACTGTCGGCGTCTGGGCCAAGCTGGGGGCGGCATCGGGTATGGGCACCACCACCATGCTGGGTTGGCGCTTCGGGCTGCTGGCCCTGCTGCTGACCGCCCTGGGCTATGCCCGCGTCCGGCGCGAGCAAGTACCCGCACTGGCATTCATGGGACTGCTGCATGTGGGGTCGGCGCTGGCCTATTTCACGGCGCTGGAACACATCTCGGCTAGCACGACAGCTCTGCTGGTGTACTGCGCACCCGCTGTCGTGATCGCGCTTGGACTGCTGGTCCGTATTCGGCCCTCGCGCTGGCAGGTGGCCGCGCTGATCCTGACGCTGCTGGGGTTGTTGGTGGTGGTCGGCCGTCCCTCTCCTGCCGATGCCAGCACCACCGGCCTGCTGCTGGGAGCCGTAGCCGGCACGCTGTTCGGCGGGTACTTCTTCGCCAGCTACCGCTTGACACGCGGCATCGCGCCACTGACCGTCACCACCCATGTTGCTCTGGTCACTGCCAGCGTGGTCTCTGCCCTGGGCCTGTGGCAAGGTGAGTTGGCTGTACCGACAGGTCAGGACCAATGGACCGTCATCCTGGGACTGGCCCTGATTCCGTCGCTGCTCGCCATGCCTGCGCTGTACGGCGCCGTACAGCGGATCGGGGCGACCCGCACTTCCATGCTCACCACCACCGATCCGCTGTGGGCCATCGCACTGGCGGTGCTGTTGCTGGGCGAATCGCTGGGGTTTGGGCAGTTGCTCGGCGGTGGGCTGATTTTGCTGGGAGCAGCTCTGGCCCAACGCGAGAGCAAACCAGCTCACCGCCGGGTGCGGCGCGGCAAGTACTGGAGTTCACCCTGA